gtgaagtctaatgctcaactacacttttcctaatccgagacttagatataagtagactagaaatcaagacttatagttttgacaactaaacttgacaaacatgcttgagatagcaatgcttgcgagttcgaccgagcagtgctctaacatactcTCATGTAAAATATCCAATTTTCACCTAATTCTCAGATGAAAAGTTCAATTTTCATTGTGTTTAATATGATATGAACTGATAAGAAAGTAGATGTGATATAATGTACAACTTTTGTTTTCACCTTATCTTTACTCTACATATCTATATTTTGTGTTTAGTGGTTGTTTTAAAACAATTGGAGAGATCTACAGACAAAAAAAGGGCGCAAATAATGGATGTAGTTGTTAAATCTAATGCACCCATTGAGGGAGGAAATTCCTCAATGATACGTTGCTCTTCAATGTATACATTAGCTAAGTTACATATTTTTTTAGTATTCCTCCTAGACTTGAACTTGGGCCTGATGCCTTAACATAATATTGACCGTTTGAGCTTAGGATTTAATTTGGAATACGtatccatatgttgcatttttttCATTACCCCTGAAGGAAGTGATAGTCTTCGGTGGATTTTCCAACGAAGGGTCTTTTGTCTTGCTGATCTGCTGCACTTTGATGTTATTTGTCTGATGTCTTAGGAGAGTTGATTGGTGTGCGTATTTCTTAGAAGTGTTGCATATGTTTGGATGTTGAGGTATGCGGAGCATTGAATGTTGTTAAGGCATAACATCTATTTGGATATTGGGGAACATACTATAAGTGCCTCTAACAAGAGAAACGGTTTCGTCAAAGTCTATACCTTCGATCTGTGAGTATCCTTGAGCCACAAGTCTTGCTTTATTTCGAACCACCGTTCCAAATTTCATctgacttgttcttaaatatccaatAGCTACCTATAATATTCACATTGGGAGGACAGTGGACAAGATTCCAAAATTCTTGTCGCTTGAATTGATTTAGCTCATCATACATAACACTAACCCAAGAAGGATCATTCAGAGATTCATCAGTATTCTTGGGCTCAACTTGAGAGGGGTAGCATGCAAAGCTGCATATATTTTGAACCTAACCTCGTGTCTTAGCAGTGGAGTTTGTTACCCCAATAATATTGTTAAAATCATGATCCATACGAACCCATAAGTTTTTAGCAGGGGTATGTTCGATTGGATACCCTTgtcagggattttctcctcgtcactagagtCGTCATGGTCAGAAAccgttggaacaacttcttctgACGTTGGTGCTTCTTTGACTTTCGCAGTCGTCTTTATAGGAGGAAACTCAGCATCAGAGGTATCATGatgaaagttgctaaaatcatcAATAATAACATTTGTTGATTCCATCATGACATTGATTGTGAGACTGTATACtcggaaaccacgactatcagaggcatagccaagaaaaattccttcatcacttttagaatcaaatttctcGATCCttgagaatgtagcacttacttcaaAACGCACGGAGATAACCCAAGTTAGGTTGCTTACCATATCATAACTCGTTAGGAGCGTTTAAGGTTCATGACAGTGGGTAAACACGGTTGATTAAATAACATGGCGTAAATATAGCTTCCCCCAAAAAAATttaaggtaagtttttgttatggagcattacccgaGCCATTTCTAGGATATTTCGGTTCTTTCTTTCTGCACTCTATTAGCTTGTAGAGTTACTGGTGGGGAATATTTTTGAATTGTACCTAGGGTGTCATAGCACTCAAATGTGTTAGTATATTTAAATTAATTTTGTTCAACGATCGCtcctaattttatttagtttgtgACCTTATTCCTTCTGGATTCTATTTATAATAATCTTAAATTCACTCAGGGTATCATTCTTATGAGCAAGGAACgacacccaagtgaatctggcgTAATCATCAACCATTACAAAGGCATATTTCTTGCCTCCAATGGTAGATTGTTGGATTGGACTAGACAAATCCagatgaattaaatcaagtggaggttTGGTGGAAATGTTTTGTGATGAGTTACGTGACTCTTGCTTGTTTATCTTTTTGACAAGCACCACATACACCATTCACTTTggtactgattttgggtacacctctaacaaaaaaaaattaattatcttGCTAaggaggcgataattgatgtgaccaaaacgtttaTGCCAAAGATGCGTAGACTCCACCTTAGTTAAGTTACAACAAAGATTAAACTgaatatcaagaagataacagttattctTGCCATGAATGCCATGAAAAGTCATTTTTCCAGACTTTTCTTCAATCTCACATCCTTTAGCATTGAAGATAACTTTATGGCATTTCTCACAAATTTGACTGACAGAAAGTAGATTAGCAGACATACCTttgacataaacaacatcatgaatcTAAGGTAATCAtggaagtttgatcgtccccttttttctaatgtagcaacaactctcatttccAAAAGTCACATGTCCACCCTTAAAATCGTTTGTATTCACGAACCATGAAAGGTCACTTGTCAtgtgtcggctacatccactatcgaAACCACTGGAAAGGTGAGGTTGACTTTAAGGCGAAAGCTCCCAGACTGACATTATTTTTCCTTGGATTAAGATATCTTGTCGTGCCTTTTGTAAGTCTTTCAATATTGGAcagtagtttttcatcttttttctataAAATACTGGCAGCTTTTAACTTTTGTCTAAGAGCTTACAAGTATGTTGGTAATGATCACAAGAACCACAAAAACATATATGGACCAACAGAAGTGGTGATGCATTATTAGATCCTTTTGATGAAATATGAGTCAGACCATGTTTAACAAATCCAATACCTCGCTTATCTCCTGATTGACGATAATTTTTTATGTAAACAAGAATTAAGAGAAATATGATTTTGATTCTTTAACGAGTCGGATGTTTTATTTTCATATTTCAAAATTCTCAAGAACTTTTAATacaaatctgcctctaacagataagcttatttgatttccctttagatcaaagatcaaggcttcaaaatttgtttgcaatagacaaagctagcaaacctcataatTCAGAACATACACTCACTTAGTTGAGAAGCCTGGAtattttaccacctctcaagaacaatcttcaaacgATCACTTAAGATTAATTTTTCACATATCtatctcgaggaatcacaaagtctaagatgaagagaactttgcgatttttatctatctttcctgaaagagattatgaaacctcgataacatgaaagaagatcgggatatacgaactatcaaggtaaagatagtcggatttGTCTTCACGAATCCCCATACGAAGTCTTTTGAtggtaaacctaattatgtttctcaagaGGAAACCTAAGTTCATAGAGGATGAGTATAGCTATCAACTATGACACAAAGTGTCAGAGATTGAATTTCCCAATTGAaagaacatctctatttatagtttttcaatattgagggttgcttagaattcaagttaagataacttgaaaatcaagcaAGCACTTttggtcttgaaaatacaatagaagaatatacactgtAGTTCGTTTttggaaccgtgtacaatgactatTCGGTTTTGGCAAATATGCCGTGTGAACAATAAGCAAGTTGATGTTCATTAAAAACACTTAAGATTTTAATCATGATGCCCGCACATAAGTACTCACGTGATCAATGAAGTATTAGAAGTGTTCAAGAGAGTCACgccaatgctaaacatatttaaaaaaaataagtttgtgagcatctgctaaatctactgggaccgttggtgaaacggttcgtgaaccgtaaggcTAAATTTCACGAGTCATGGTGCTACAGTTCGTGAACcgagttcgccaaccctacttgGCTCGAGAACTCAAATGTACgttgttcgcgaactgggttcgcccCAACCGTGCTCGGTTTGTGAACTCAAAATGGACACAATTCGCCAACCAGGTTCGCCAACCTCAAGCCTTTTATTCCAACaccaaaaattcagttcaccaagGTTGGTGAACCAGGTTCGtaaactgttcccaactgaacttgtggtttgcgaactggttcgcaaaccttccctgtatttctgaaactcatatatctatggtttgcaaactggtttgccaacctaccctgagcagaaataacaaaagttctgaatttctctcttatgatgtttgaaacattcccaaatgataaaatcaattGTATGCGCTATTTTCAAtagatccacaaattaattctcaaacaataagttgtttcgaactaatattgttaaggacctttgaagtTTGAACATCTATGCTAagatcatatttcgagatttttaacaagacaaggttgactcaaaatttcttctttgtaaacctACTAGAAgttatacgacatagtctcaacagaTAGAACGGTAAGAtactgagtaaaatagaatggtttcaGTCTTCACATATACATAacacagaagttctccaaatgtctttgtcgatcttcagtcttcgaggatgATGTCTAATATTCAACTATACAGTAGACAAAGAAGGCAACACAATACAGTAGACGAAGTATCAAAATATCAAGATGTATCAGCTGCCTCCATGGGAGAAAACCCACGAGAACCTAAACCTTTTCATTTTTTAAAATCCAACAATCATATCACGAAATTGGTTTACCACATATTATATCACGATCAGCAACCCAAATTAAAATAACTACTCACTGTTTCTATATGCAAAATAAGAAACGAAATCTGCTGCTTGTAGCAAGAAGTCTGCTGACTCCTGTAGTGCTACCAATTCAGTTTTTGTTGTTTAATTCTCATTAGTTTTATCAATAAAATGATTCAGTTTTGTTGTTTAATTCTCATTAGTATTATCAACAGACCGCAAGTCAACAAATCAACAGGACTCTTGTTTCAGTACAGACTTCTAATTTTCCCCCATCAGGCATCCcgtattacataaaatattaatattagaatttactTGCACATCTTTAGTGTGCAAAACATCCTATGCAGATTCACTTGCACATCTTTATACGCTGTGCTTATATATTAATATTAGAATTTGGATTACAAAATTCGTACAGAATCCTGATATGACTAAAGCTACAATAAGAATATCAAAAATAAATACTAACTTACAACAAATGGCTAAGGAGCACAATTACCTGGTCCTTGAAGCAAGTTGATTCCCATTTCTTGACAAATGAAGTCTGCATCAATCCATTTAGGTCACAAATAGCTTTAGGTGATCTATTCGTCACTGGATGTGCTGTTACTGCTAGCAACCCAATACTGTTTCACGGCAACAAGAATCTTTTCGGGGACAAGTGGTCCATCCTCATGATCTACCATTTTAGTGTTCCATCTCATGCCCCTGACTATTCTCCTCACCTTGTTTAGAACTTCGACTTCATCCCGGATAATTACTACCCCTTCAGGACGCAAAATTCGGTCCATCTCTAAGAGAATGTCTTCGGCTTTGCACCTGTTCATACAGCCAGCTTATATGGTCAGGACACATAAAAGAATCCCACAGTATATTACAGTCACAATGCTAAATTTCTGTAGGCTACCATGTATCTGCATCAAGGCATGATAACATGGGGCTCTTAGTATCACAAGATTATATATGCATTCCCCCAATTGCGAGCACCAGATGTTATACACAGAGTAGAAGCTTACCTATTCAGGTACAAGCTGAACACACCATTAGCATGAATAAGGTCGTATGTTCGTGGGTAAGTTGAGAAAGCTTCGCACCTGAAACAGTATTAAACATATTACTTCCAAGATGCCAATAAACGGAGAATCCCATTAATCAAAATAACCATAACCTTCGAGAGAAAAAGGGGAAAAAAACTAGTTTCTTATGACCTATAATTTTACGAAAGAAAAACATGCTCTTTTGATTGATTCCTTGAACATGCATATGTTGGCAATCATGGAGGATCGACATGTTAGCTATGAATAAAGGCCTCAAATAACATATGCAGAACTGATTCTCGTATTGTAATCTAGAGTATTTCTCACGAAAGGCATAATGAATAAAGTGCTAGGAAATTTATGCCTGCTATATAAGACTCGCAAAGGACGTACCAGTCATGATATATCCCGATTAAACCTCTCTCATAAACAACGCCTAGAGTGTTCTCCTCAGCAATGGTGGGCACAACATTCATCACCCATGACTTTGGTGATTCAAGTGCTGCTGCAAAACCTCCGAGGCCAGCATTCATATCCATAATGTTTCGGTATCTTTCGGAGCCAATTAACTTATTAATCCTTTTGTAGGTATTAACATGCTTTTTCCAAAGTCTGTTGTCCTCTTGATAAGATTCCTCTGTGACCCCTGGAACAGATCCTTGAGATATTCTGGGAGGAACTGCCAAAAGCCTAGCAGGAAACTTCTTCAATTTTCCCCCAGCTACTTCATTTGGACTTGAAACCTCCGGGTATGGAGTTACGCAAGTCTTCATACTCTTGTACCTATAATATAAGTTGCAGTCAAGTATAAGAACGCAAACATCAAGGACAAATCGAGACGGTACACAATACTTTATTTTGAATAATTAAACATCAAACAATGGGCAGTAAGATGTACACCCGTGAACGAGTTGCCCTAACTTTGTGCATGATACTTACACTAAACCTACCAATTCGATGAATATGCGATACAAAGTCAATCAAAATCTTCCAAACTTAAATGTAAAACAACTCACCAGACGTCATCAAAATCAGTAGCATCACAGAAATCAGCAGACCTCTTGCTACAAGCAGCAGAGTTCGTTTTCTTCCTCCAGATGGCAATATCACCTTTTTCATACTTCTTCTCCCAGCATAGACTTTCAGCCAACTCTTCAAGGTTTCTttgttcttctgcaagttcttcctttgacctcttccAGGTTTGGTAGTAAGTTCTCCAATTTATGGGAGGACCGGACAGGATCCAGAACCCACCAGGTCTGAGAACACGATCGACTTCCATTAGATATTTTCCAtctgtaaaaaaaaattgaacaaataACTTAATCCCGTCATTACTTCTAAGGTTTTACTCTGACTAGAataccaataaaaacacatataCTCTAGTAATTCTTTTCATCCGTTCTACTCCGAATATTTTCTTCGTATAAGACAAGAGAAGAGATATACTTCCTAAGATCTTAATTTCTACCTGCATCTATAGATCTAGCAAGCAAATATTAACCGCTCCTACTCATACCATCCAGTATcaaccaaaaattatgaaaaatcagAAGTTGCTACAGTTCCATCTTCAAGTGAACCGAATCTTATTCTTACCATTCAATGTCCATGGAATTAAACATCGAGAGCACTGAGCCATGTCGAAAGCTCTTGATGGGTATGGAAGATTTTTAGATCCAAGCACACCAATAACAGCAGGCACTCCTCGTTCCAATGCAAATTGTACCTGTGCTTCATGATTATCTCTTGGTGCAAATGACATTGCCAACACATTTCTCTTCAAAATGTAAGCACCCCAACTCGCAACCTGTGTCACGTTTGATGTAGTTAGTTTAGAAAAAACATTGAGACGTTTGGAGTGAGAGTCCTACAAAATTTCTATGCTTTAAGCTGTCACGTAAAACAAAATCTACTTGATCTCCATtcaagtaaaaacaaagaaaaaaagtaTGAAATAAGAGTGATTGACATACTCCACAACCAGTGTCCAGAGCAGTTCTGACTGTGCCATCTGCAATTGGAATAACTGATGCAAGTTCGTCAATATATGCATCGGCTCCTTGAGGAAACATTGTACCTCCACCTGGAAATTTGAACACATCGCCCTTATACTCGACCCAGTGCTGGACAGCCTTCTCAACTGCAAGATGCTTGTACGGAACATTCGCATAGTGAGCATAGTCACGACTCTTTGGCCAAGCAAACGGGGTTGTGTACCCTTTAGGTGCTGGAATAAGACATTTCAATTTTTCGTCATCTCGGGGGCAATGTCTTTCTCTGTATATCATATCTTCTCTTGGGAACTTCATAGCACGTTCTTGTTCCTGGCAAGGTGTATAATCCTTGAACTCAACACCACATGGTTTATAGACTTTAATTTTTGGTTCTGAAGGTTTAATTGGCTCAGTATCTACGTCATTGTGATGGGTTTCAAAATTCAAGTTTGATAAGATACCGCAATCTGTTTGCTTGGTGATGTCCAGCGCTATGCTATCCCCCTTTCCAAAACCACTCCTCTGCCAAGCCCCGAGTATGTAGAAGAAACAACAGAGACCAATCACAATAAAAATCGATAATGAGCTCCGAGTTCTATTCCCAGGCGGGTTCGATTTAGACCCCATAATATCCTTTGGTTACTTCACGGCTGTGAGCTGTAAAAAAATGGATCAAAATGAGAAGGAAACTATTTTCACAGTTAGACATATACACATACACATACACATACATGTACCAAACCATacacacaaataaataacaaATGAGAGGCAATAAATGCAAAAGCAGGTGACCATGACAAAATTCCATTCTTTATGTACAAGATAATTTAGATATGGAAGAGATTGGAGTCGGGCCAAGGAACCAAACCCCAACTCACATCACTAGAGTTCTCTAGTGTTGAAGATCCAATTAGACATAGATCACGTGTTCACATATAGATTGACGTAATGGGTGGATTATCTATATTTCAAAACTTATAAAATATCGCATATTTGGTCACATAAAAGTTGAGGGTTATGAAACACTCTTTTCCTCTAATTCGCATCTAAAACTAAAGGTGTTTAATCTAATTTAAGCTAAAGTAGTACTTTAGTAGTTCTACAATATTGGAAACTCAACTTAGAATAAGCTTAAAGCTTAGCCCATTTGGCATCAGTAATAAAGTTAAGCAGATCCATCAATTACAGAATCTGAACTAAAACTAGCTTCCAGATCaactttttcttgaatcaaccaaAAAAACCCATAATTTCGTTACTAGGCTCAACACATTAGAGCTTCGAGTTTCCAGTACAACCACGGTTTACTTGAAAAATCTGAAGTGGATCATTTACTTGGCTCAGTAAACTAgcaacaaacaaaatattttctgAGATCCTAAGAAAATACACAAAAGAACAAAATACACTGTAATTTTATGGAGATCTACAAGAAGAAAGTGTAAAGTATAAatctttcaaaaaataataaagctACATATATCGATCTATTCAGATTGCAGCTCACCTGATTGTGGACCGTACAGTAAGTTGAAcaagtcttcttcttttttgctttGAACTGGAATTGAAGAGGTCTTCACTATTTCTTGAAGCCAAGATTAGTGAAGAATCAGGATCTCGATCTTGCCAATCAATTGAGAGACAAAGACTGAGTATGTGAGCTTAaaaggaagaagaggaggagggtTGAGTTGAAGGAGTGTTGAGCTTTTTATATAGTTTATCCTGCCATGGTaaaaaagaggaaaagaaaagatgaagtgagaaaaaaagaaaaagggagGGAGGAGAGAACACGGAGATTTAGGTAAAATCAGATTTCAGAAACAGTTCGCTGTCGTTCAAGAGGAGGGAAGTTTTCTTATACGACGTAAATAAGTAGAATTTGACGGGAATCGCCGCCACCTGTTCTTTTATTCTGGCGGTATTAAATTCGTTTTAGACATTTTTTTTCCCTACAGGAAGGCATCTGCTAAGTTTCGAAAAATGGCAATCCGGCAAAGTTACTCGGTCAAGTTCGTATTGTTCGACCAGTCATTAATGAATCATATGTCCAAGAATATTCAGGTGTTCTATGTTTGGATACTAAAAGTACAaacgttttttgttttttgtgaaacaaaagttaattttaaaaatagaaataaaagtattttgcttcacaaaaaattaaTTTGTTTTGGTTCTGTAAGTTATAAGTTAGTTGTTTGAAATTCTGGAACATGAATAacatggcttaaacttaaaaattctGGACTCAAGTCACGTGTTCTGTGATTAGTTCATCTCACCTCTTAGTTATTTTGTCTTGCTGAATACCTGTACCAACATTGGCTAGTTGTGTGCACATCTGTATCAGGGGCGGAGCCACATGGAAGGGTGGGTGTGTACTTGCCCATCCAGCCCATCTGGTTTCCAAGCCCAATTTTTCGTATTTTAGCCCAATTTAATCATTTTACCCATTTTGCACCTCTTAAATGTCCAACAATTCATAGCTTGCCCACCCAATTTTCAAaacctggctccgcccctgatcTGTATCACTCACTAGCCAAAGCTTGGCTTTTCGCTACATATGCCATAGTACTTGGTTTTGGCTATGACAAATGCTATAATGTAGCATTGCTCGCTATAGTGTAGCCAAAGCCAAGAATACTGGCACACCATAATGCTTGGCCTTAGGGGTGCTAATTAGAAAATAAAGTTACTATGTACTTCTCCGCCAATGGCATAAAGGTTTGCAATGGAAGTCGTACAGATAAATTTTAAATGTGACCACCGCTATGGGTATTACTACTAATTATAAAGGTATTTCTGCGCAGCGCTAAGGTTTGTCGTCGGAGATAATGCATATAACTTTTAATTCATTCTCATGTGGTTTTAAGGTTTGTCGTTAGAAAAAAATGTATATAAATTCCAAATTTATCTCCTTTGAAAATGgattttaactcatctttaagGTTCGTTGTCAAGATTTGTTGCCAGAAGAAATGTGAATATATTCAAATTCATTTGTGCAACTAAATTCCAATTCATCTTTGTACGTTATCAAGCAGAATGTCTAGCAACTTTGGACATCTTTTCACCATCCGAGTGCATTTTTTCTCCTAATGCATTTTAGCTGCTATTTTTACTCTCTGCTCTTTCTTTGTTTGtagtattttttttgtaattgttTTTCCTTCGctcattaaaaaaatcaaaaaaaaaatattaaacgaAGAAAGAGAAAACAGTCGGTGGAGGCCCTGGAGGGCATTAAAGCAAGAGATGACAATTGAGTATGGACGCTTTACCTGCAAGAAAATAAGCCCCATTTGTACCATTTGATGACTGGTGCATTTGACCCTGTACTAGTGCACGAGTCTCCAACTCAGATCATTTTTGGCTAATCAAATTTATCTTATAAAAAGGGAGAGTAGGTTTCACTAAAAAAGGGAGTATTATAGATATACAACCCTTTTCAAATTGAGCtccatgttctgtttttgtttcaaatttcaaCACTTTTTTAGTCTTCCAACCAAGATAATACGCTTATGAGAGTTTCTCAAATTCAGAAAATATCATTGTCGATCAGCCAAAAGATATATGGTTACAACCAACAATACAAAAATAACCCCCGAACACACCCTTGTAACGTGACTAAattttaataaaaactaaataTTGCAAGTGGTTAATTTTTGAGCTAGCACCAAAAAGGCTGACTTCTTTCGCAGCTCACAATAattacattttctttttctttctttggagATGAAACAACAAAACTATGAATATACAGAGAAATGGATGAATTACAATTGCAATTAATGTACACTCTTTTAAATGGTCTTGGAGGAGCATCTTTTGAGCTCACTAAAGTGATGAATATCCTTCTTGGAGACATTCATAATCCCTGATTGCTCGTCCACTTTCTCAATCAGAAGCCTAAGCAGTGGTACCTTTGAGAGTGTTTTACAGGATCCCACCATGATTAGCTTCTTCTGCAAAAACCAGTATCAAAATTGAAGTTTCAGATACCATACGTTAAATAGCCATCTCAGCCAGTACATGACCCAGTAACATATTATACCCAGTTTGTGCATATTGAAACCAGGCAAGTGGGTAATCGATGTATCTAATAGTCAAGAACCAAACCGCACTTGACCTTTTGATAtcactaattaaaaaaaaattgtcatttTTAGATCTGCTGCGTATTGTTATATATCAAATTGCTTTATCTGGCAAGTGATGCAAGCAAAGGTTGGGATTCAGTGTAGATAGGTGGAGAACAATCAGGAAAGCTGGACGATGCTTCTATATGGTAGCTTTATATGGCAAGTGATGCAAGGAAAGGTTGAGATTCAGTGTAGATAGGTGGAAAACAATCAGGAAAGCTAGACGATGCTTCTATATGGTACTTATGCATACCTTGGCACGTGTGAGAGCTACATTAATCCTATGCCAATCTCCAAGAAGCGAAGAACTGCAGCCCTTCGGACTTTCTGTAGACCTTACAAATGATACAATTATGCAGTCTTTATCCCTGCCCTGCAAAGGTGAACACAAGTGAAAGTTagataaaataaagaaatcataTACTCCCTCCTTCCCAGAATATTGCATTTTCCTTGTACCACTAGATAGGTGGAATGGTGATAGTAGAAATGACTGGGTAAATTTTGTGAATGTATCTGGTAAATTTCCTAAAAAGCACCATTTAGAAAATGTGGGTGAGAATACTACCTGGTATTTATCAATGGTATGTATCTCCACGGACAATGTTCCAACAACACGTCTGATGAGACTCACTTGTGAGTTATAAGGGGTAATGATGCCAATATCTTCCCCAATAATACCTCTGTTCACCAATTCTTCTGTGATCTGTATAATAATTTCTAAACATATGAAAATGCTCCACTGGGACAAAGAATTCAGGTAGGAGACTGAATTTACAAATCGACAACTCAAATGCTATGATCAACTAAAATGTTAAGCAAATTGGTCAAAGAAACAACAAACCTATTAGAAATAACTGAATGTAATTCATTAGGGTCATACCTCAGCTACAATATAAGCCTCTGTTGGGTTATTGACCGTCTTGTTGTCTTTTACCTCCAATGCAGGCAGCATATCTAAGTAGTGATAGGCAATTCACAATTGATTTAGAAGGACCATCAAATCTAAGCGACACAacaaagaaagagagagatcACGTGCCTGTATTAATTAATACTACGgatttttttgtgtccaatacctgtgtaaatgaaaaaaaaaaaattaaacatgaGCGATAGACTGATAGTCGATCATAGAAGAGTGGAAATGAAGGAAATTATTTAGTCTTACCTCTTTCAACCATGATGTACTAGATTTCAAACTCGAAAATCTAAGTTTCGCATTTGCTACTTGGGAGGAACCACAACGCAATCTATTACCATATATTAATGCATTTGATAGTTCCATCACACCAGAACACATTCGGTACTGCATATAAGAACATTTATTAATTAGTCTTATAGGagtaaaatatatttatataactaAGACTTTGAGCCTCAAAATATAATCAATTCATTCTACCTGGCTTTGTAAAGCTGAAATTGCTTGTGG
The nucleotide sequence above comes from Papaver somniferum cultivar HN1 chromosome 8, ASM357369v1, whole genome shotgun sequence. Encoded proteins:
- the LOC113302079 gene encoding probable methyltransferase PMT14, with product MGSKSNPPGNRTRSSLSIFIVIGLCCFFYILGAWQRSGFGKGDSIALDITKQTDCGILSNLNFETHHNDVDTEPIKPSEPKIKVYKPCGVEFKDYTPCQEQERAMKFPREDMIYRERHCPRDDEKLKCLIPAPKGYTTPFAWPKSRDYAHYANVPYKHLAVEKAVQHWVEYKGDVFKFPGGGTMFPQGADAYIDELASVIPIADGTVRTALDTGCGVASWGAYILKRNVLAMSFAPRDNHEAQVQFALERGVPAVIGVLGSKNLPYPSRAFDMAQCSRCLIPWTLNDGKYLMEVDRVLRPGGFWILSGPPINWRTYYQTWKRSKEELAEEQRNLEELAESLCWEKKYEKGDIAIWRKKTNSAACSKRSADFCDATDFDDVWYKSMKTCVTPYPEVSSPNEVAGGKLKKFPARLLAVPPRISQGSVPGVTEESYQEDNRLWKKHVNTYKRINKLIGSERYRNIMDMNAGLGGFAAALESPKSWVMNVVPTIAEENTLGVVYERGLIGIYHDWCEAFSTYPRTYDLIHANGVFSLYLNRCKAEDILLEMDRILRPEGVVIIRDEVEVLNKVRRIVRGMRWNTKMVDHEDGPLVPEKILVAVKQYWVASSNSTSSDE